In Cicer arietinum cultivar CDC Frontier isolate Library 1 chromosome 7, Cicar.CDCFrontier_v2.0, whole genome shotgun sequence, the genomic window CATTAACATATTATTGATTTTAGTGTGTGGGTTCAATTTTTACGCCAAAAATCCTTGAATTTCTTTTATATGTAATCATGTATGATTCTGATTATGTGGTTAATGGTGTGCAAATAATTGATTAACACATTACATTAGATGATTAATGAGTTACTTGTGTACCCCATTAACAAACTATGACAAACAATTAACCATAAACTTTAGTTCTGTCAATTTGGTTAATAATGTAGTTCTGTCAATATGGTTAATAATgtaaagtacttggttagtgGATTATCTTGGGTGTTTATCGAGTAAAATATATACTACATCGTCAACCAAATATGATACATCATTAACCCCATACGTGAACCATGTTAATCAAGTTTAAAGGGGATAAAAGAAATCATTAACCAGCTCATTATATGATGTAGTGTTGTTGTCACTTGTAAATTTACAACCTTACCTGATACAATACCCTCGTAAATATCTATTTTTGCAAGTTAAAATAAGATAGCTTTAACTGAGTtgttttatgcatttttggtgTGACACTTGCACCTTGAATTAGAATAGAACTTCATGGATAGTACAAATAATTTGTTAGATTGTGGTAGTATTGGTGATGAAGGTATATAAGGTGATAACTCTAATGCTGATGATGCATGTTGAGAGTTTGTAAtgggaatatttttttttagcatAGACGAGGTTAAATGATTTTATGGAGAGTATGCTTCGAAAAATGAATTTGGGATGGAAGATTAGAacagaaaaaaaagaaaaaaaaaaaaaaaaagatacgaGGGATAGTTCTCTTAATTTGAACATGTTTGTAAGAGGGCTTTAAACTTTAAAGTGTTAAAATTTTGTGTACGATAATGACGATCACAtccaagttaaaaaattaaccTAATTAACCTACAAAGATTTGAATGAAGGTAGGAGAAGATGAATTATTGTACgttacaaaatttaaacccCAATTATTCTAGAGGGTAGTTATACTATGGGGGGTTGTGGCTAccttatgtttttcttttaataatttggtatatttttatatttagatatttcaaataagtttatttgtcaACATTAGTAGAAACaagacaattgaaaaaaaatggattaaaaaagaaaaagaaacttgAAAAATTGTTATGTGATTGATAAATTTAGTCATATTTTTTCTCTTCTAATCTTTATAACAACTACAAATAGAACTTTGTCAGCcgtaaaaattatcaaaacaagACTCAAACAAAGTAGATGATAATTTTTTGcaaataacttaattatttatattgaagaaaaaaattgttagtctatttaaaatattaattataaatgaatttgattatttaGATGTCGTCgaactttatttttttcaaataataactattttgaGTTGTTATTTTCTTTCTACTGTTTTAATTTACATTacattataagtaaaaaatatcatgaatttttattgtttgtttgttaaatttaatatattaatttgaaaatatatttattttgtctttATAATTGGTACCCTCATAAAATTATGGCTAAATATcatgaatttttattgtttgtaGTTCACAAATAAGTTTGTACAAAGCCAACAAAATTATGAACTTTGCATGAAGAGAGAACAATTCAAGTCAGTGATAACAAGATTTTTCAATCTCTTTGTTAAAGACGTATACATTTTGCGAAAAAGACATGAAAAATTATGTTAGTATGAAATTGAAAAAGGTGATGATAAGTCCTAGATAAACTATTTTTGTAAGAGAACACAATTTAAACTTCTTTTATGACATATTTGGATGAccattttcatataaaaaatgtgtttttggccaatctaaaaaataaaattagttataatttttttggatatGCCGTAACTTTTAAcacaatatatttgattaataataagTATGACATGTCTTTTGTTGCATTTGTTGGAGTGTATCACTGTGATTAATCAACATTATTTGGATGTGGGCTGGTCTCTCGAAAAGACATCCTCATGAATATTGTGATTGATCAATGTAAAGGCTATGCAAAGGGTCATTGAACTAATCTTTTCTACAACCTGTCATATATTGTGTTTATGgcatataatgaaaattttcCCAAAAAACTCAGCATATGGGGTGAATATTAAAGGAATCACtatacaattaaataattagtttgTGATACAATCACCATAGCTTTTTTTGAAGACAAATAATgttttttcatttacaaatttgaatttcgacatcgaaaatatttttggacatGTATGTTAACTATTCAATAAAGTGATCACATACATGCTTCCGTTGATGAATAAATCAATTCAAGGAAATGTCTAATTCAATTTGCAAAGCAATGTGGTAATGCTTTTAGTAGTTAAGCAGACCAATCATTTAAAGCAGATTGCAttcaatggatacaaacaatGGTTCTCATCTCTAAAATTTACATCAATTACAGAAAATTAAAATGGAAACTATTTTTACAAAGTAAATTGGATATAAGAGTTATTGCTCGGTAAAAGTTAATTGATAGTTGATAGTTTGTACTTAATAAGTTAATTAAACTATTTGGTaaaattgactatttaataaacttaaaaatataaatgacatctttaattaataataaattaatatttaaagttagaaatttgaattttatttatttattaatttgatatattatttatttacccaatttatttatttttaattataataaatagaatatattaaatatttactttaaattattatttatttaactagtttatttattttaaataatttataaatatagttagTTGGTTTAATTGAAattgtattaaataaaatataaagattaggAATGATTTTCGTTAAATTAATAAggatataattgaaaaaaatataagttaaaaactcctaaaatacacatttaaattgattaaatttagaggggtattttatatattaagatTCAATTCAAAcccatatttttatttttatttcagaaTATTGAAggtgaaagaaaaattaatctatgaaaacaatttattgTAGAAGTCTCACACAGGTAGTGGTCCAATAACATGGTGGCTCTCTTCACCATTGTCCTCCACTTCGCTCTCCTCAGGGCATCACTTTGGTGGAACAGTGGTCCTACTCATATCTTgtctaatttaatatatataacgAATTCATTCATATATGacctcaaaataaaaaataattaacatttatatGATTATATCCATCATGTATTCATTCATATCCACAGCAACCGCCCCAACCAACACACGAATAAAAAAAACGCATGCGCAATATCAACAGAAACATTGTTGGAGCTGTAAGAATTTTGGAAAGTAACATTTGTATGACCCGTCCCCAGGTTTTCAGGAAGTAGTGCTGTACGATAAATCGCACAAACTATCATGCATCCCCCAAAAAGTAAATGCTCACATCATCTATCGtcacaacaaataaataaagaatttaattacatattattacgtacatcttaataaatattttttttaaaaaaagtttatatttttttaaacaaaaataaagtacATGATTATATCATTCATTTGATATATCAAGGATAtcataaattaatcaaatatatcatttacaaacactttaaaatattattaaaattaaaataaaacaaaaaaatatattatttttttggagAATTATATCAAATTCTAATAAGAGTGGTTAAGTCTCACattgattatattaataaactaaatgttttatatataagagTGTTGATCCATATATCTAATGTCTTAAGATTTTTTGAGATATACATATTGTCAAAATCTCTTATGAATCTTAAAGATTTTCAGTAGTTTGCACTAATTAGATCACTCTATGTcacaaatgacaaaaatatgtTAAACCAAATTAGTATAAGTTGAGAAtgaaattgtttatatttaatttcatactaaataaaaaaaattatggaaatACTTTTTATAATAGTTTAAACATAAAAGTTGaaggaaataattaaaaaataatttaaaactttaaaagttgaaggaaataattaaaaatgaaaatttttaaaactaaaaagtaatattttgaaatctcgaactgactaaaaatttatttaaccctaatatttattttattttaattagtttatttgagttttttaacatctatcttatttaaatttgatctcaacatttaagttatatgatttaaaatttgagttttaaaaaaattaaggaaaaaTTTGTACCGAAAATGAATATCTCTGTAAAATTCGTATTAGTTTTTACGTTTTTATAATAATGGTgtatatttaagtttaatttaaatttgaagataaatttattaagaataaatttgttcataaaaaaaatataatcaaaattaattaattattgataataaattttagagttatatttatatagtggtaataataaaacatagacataaaaagtaaattaacaTGTTAATTTGTACACAGACATAAAAAGTAAACATTCatacactactagaaaaacaaCATTTAGCTGTCATATTTAGCGGTGGTCACCGATACCGACGCTATGTAGTGTCCATTTAGCGTCGGCTTAGCGCACGCTAACGCActaagtatattttttaaactttaatcaACCTTTAGCGTCGGTATAGCCGACGCTACATTTTGtgatttgtaaaatttaaaatttttttcactaaaaaattTGTATCTTTATTTTTCCCTTGTtcctttttattcaattttttttcttgttgtgatttctatttttttttttatgttttctgACGTTCAATCATGgataatttatatgtttttatttttatataagtaaagtaaaattgtgtttaaaaaaaaaaaaagtaaaacacgtTATAAATACTACCAATATTTTgactaatcattttttttatttgtctacATGTGCATTATTGTAATATCTATTTAATTACCTATATAAAaagttttgatatatttatctattcaattttgatatagttttatttatctatttatatagttttgatatagttctaatatatttttaataattttgatatagttatatttatctatttatctattcaattttgatatagttctaaaatgataaaaacttaaaaattgaatgataataaatctaaaatataataaaactcatttaaaaattataatgaaattATCTTTCACATTTAGTGTCATTAGTGACCATATgccaatttatttaaatttatattttaaactattcattattttaaaattttaaatttatattctaaaCTATTCAtcctttcaattttaaattttaattctcaTAGGAGTATTATAGCAATTATTAGAAAAGTATAAGTCTCTAATTAAAAACCCAACATAAAGTATAAGTCTCTAATTAAAAACCCAACATAACCTCTGAATTAAACCCTAGTTGAATTACCATAGGTTCCGCCTCCTCAGCCGTTTACATCAACATCTTCGAGTTAGTGTTTTTTCACCTCTctcattttcttaatttttgcatcgatttagggttttcaTGTTCTGATTTCATTTATTGAATGAATGTGAAGGATGGCCAAGGAGGAAGTGAAATCGGTGGTTCCAGAATCCATTTTGAAGAAGCAGAAAAGGAGCGAGGAATGGGCTTTGGCCAAAAAACAGGAACTTGAAtcagagaagaagaaaagatCTAAAACAAGGAAACTCATTTGGAGTAGAGCCAAACAATACGCCAAGGAATACGATGATGcggtatttaaaattttaagtttatttattcaTTCCAATTATTAAATCCATtatttgtataattattttgtgTTCAGCAAAAAGAGTTGATTAGCTTGAAGCGTGAAGCTAATGCAGTGTTTTAAGCAAATTTCTCTGTCAATTTAAGGGGGTGAGGAAGACTTTAAGCAAATTTCTCTGTCAATGTTCTTTCATGTTTCATATTGAGAATATTTGACCCTAATCGTTTTGTTGACTTTCCAGTGTTGACCATCTAGCGTCGGCCAGACTGACGCATTagtataaaattatgtttagcGTCGGAGGTCCGACGCTAATGTTTTTACAAAAATGGGTAGCACCGGATATAACTAGCGTCGGCTGTTCTATAAGTGATGGTAGCGTCTCTTTAGAGTGGGTAAAGCCGACGCGAATATAGCGTAGGATGTCATATGGCCGACGCTATGCTTTAGCTTCGACCGTTTTAGCAGCCCGTCTC contains:
- the LOC105852500 gene encoding large ribosomal subunit protein uL30w-like; protein product: MAKEEVKSVVPESILKKQKRSEEWALAKKQELESEKKKRSKTRKLIWSRAKQYAKEYDDAQKELISLKREANAVF